A window of Tatumella citrea genomic DNA:
AAGAAATACGTCAGTATGTCAGTTTTGACGAAGCCTATGCTGACCTTGCCACACATCGTCTGGACGGTGTAGCCCAGTCACTGGCCAATCTTGGCCCGTTAATCAAAGCGCGGCCAGGTGTGTTCGCCACCCTGCCTGAAATGCTGGGTCCGAAAACCTATTTTGGCTGGGTTGGACGTAAAGATGCTGACAGCCAGTCTCTGGTGACCTTCTTTAGCGATGGCATCGCCCGGGCTGAAAAAGACGGCACCCTGACGCGCCTGCAGCAGAAATGGTTTGGCTTTACCACACAGCTGCCACAAGGCCCGATGCCGGTACCTAAGATCTAAGGCAGGCACTGATGACTGATTTTATTCAACGGCTGGTGATGTATATCCCACAGTTGCGTCACGGAGCAATGGTGACACTTACACTGTGTGTGGCAGGGATGGCAATTGGCTTTGTTCTGGCAGTGTTGCTCTGCCAGCTGAGCCAGTCACGGCATAAAAGCCTGCAAGCCTTCTGTGGCGTTTATTGCAGTTTCTTTCGGGGCACGCCATTACTGGCACAATTGCTGTTGTGCTTTTATCTGCCTACCGCTCTGGGGCTGGATATTCCCGGCACTATGGCCGCCATTATTGTGCTGGCAATGAATACTTCAGCTTATCAGTCACAGATTCTGCGCAGTGGATTCGATGCCATACCCGGGGGGCAGCTTGAAGCTGCCGCCATTTTTGGGATCAGCCGTTTCAGAACATTGTGCAGCATTCAGCTACCTCAGGTTTTACGTTTAACCCTCAGCGCACTGGTGTCGGAGTTAATCGATGTCATTAAAGTCTCGGCCGTCGTTTCTGTAGTTTCGGTGACAGACCTGATGCGTGTGGGGCAGCAGTTGGTTTCTCAGACTTACCGGCCACTGGAAGTTTATCTGGTCACTGCAGTGTTCTATCTGCTGCTGACCAGTTTACTGTCGATGGCCGCCTCGCTGCTGGAAAAACGTTGGAAGGAGCGCTATCAGTGAATGCCTACCTCACCGATTTCCCGCTATTTGTTCACGCTTTACTGGTGACCTTACAAGTAAGCCTGGCTGCAGCCTTACTGGGCGGATTACTGGGATTCGGGCTGAATGCTCTGCGGCTCACCCTGCCGGTTTTCGTGCTGCCTTACCGCTTTTACATCTGGATTATTCGCGGAACACCCTATCTGGCACAGCTGTTTGTTGCCTATTTTGGCCTGGCAGTCATTGGAATCACTCTCAGTGCAGTACAGGCCACAATATTGTCTCTGGCTTTATACAGTGCTGCGTATTTTGCCGAATTGTTTCGTACCGCATGGAATACTGTCCCGGCGGGTCATATTGAGGCAGCCCGTGTCCACGGAATCCCTGGCCGGCGTATTTTCTGGCATATTCAGGCACCGCAGGCATTCAGCTTCTGTCTGCCATTGCTCGGTAACCAGGTCATTCTGACCATTAAAGAGAGTGCCGTCGCCTCCATTATTACTGTGCCTGAACTGACCATGACCGCAGGCCAGATTGTCAGTGACACCTTTTCCTATGTGGTGCCATATACCTTGCTGGTGCTGAGCTATTGGTTCCTGACGCAGAGTGTCACCGTTATTTTTCGTTTCGCCGCACAGCGAACCAACCGTTATCTCAAAGGATGATCGTATGACAACCCTTCCGCTTCTGGAGCTACGCTCCGTGGGTAAATCTTACGGCTCACATCGTGTGCTCAGTGATATCAGTTTGCAGGTGATGCCTGGTGAAATTGTTTCGCTGATCGGCCCATCCGGGTCAGGAAAAACCACCGCTCTGCGGTGTATGAACTTTCTTGAAACCTACGATGAAGGTGAAGTCATTATTGCCGGTCAGTTGCTCGGTTACAGTGGCAGTCAGCGCGGTGCCAGATTTCAGGACAGCCCGGCCGCCATTGCTGAAGTGCGTCGCCCGTTATCGATGGTCTTTCAGCAGTTCAATCTGTGGCCACATATGACTGTGCTGGAAAATGTCATGGCGCCGCTGGTTCTGGGAAAAAATATCGCGAAACACCAGGCTCAGAATCAGGCGATTGCTGCACTCGACAGAGTCGGAATGCGGCAGAAAATGTCTGCTTTTCCGGCACGCTTATCTGGCGGACAACAGCAGCGGGTGGGTATTGCGCGGGCACTGGCTGTCGAACCACAACTGATGTTGCTGGATGAACCGACCTCTGCACTCGACCCTGAGCTGGTTGAAGAGGTACTGCAGGTCATTTCATCACTGGCCAGCGCCGGCATGACCATGGTGATGGTCACCCATGAGATGAGCTTTGCTGCCAAAATTTCCAGTCAGGTGGTGTTTATGGAAGCCGGGAAAATTATCGAAACCGGCCCGCCACAAAAACTGTTTCATACCCCGGAGACAGAACGCTTACAAACTTTCCTGCGCCCCTGGTTTAACCGCAGTCTTAATTTTTCTGATAACAAGGAACGTGTGTCATGAGTGATTCCTGTGCCGGGAAACTGGCAATGGCCGTCAGCCAACAGCGCCTGACTGATTCGCTGGAATATCTGGCCAGCTTCGGTTCCACCGGAGATGGCGGGGTCAACCGTCAGGCACTGTCAGAGCAGGATCTGCAGGCCAGACAATGGCTGGTTGAACGGGCCGTGTCGCTGGGTTGTAGCGTGTTTACCGATGACTGCGCCAATCTGTTTTTCCGTCGTGCCGGAACCTCAGACCTGCCGCCGGTCGTCACCGGCAGCCATATCGACACTCAGCCGTGCGGCGGAAAATATGATGGCTGCCTGGGAGTCATGGCCGGATTCGAATGCCTTGCCGCATTGAATGATGCCGGTATTTCTACCTTACGTCCGATAGAAGTCGCCATCTGGATGAATGAAGAAGGCAGCCGTTTCTCGCCAGGCGCGATGGGTTCCAGCGCATTTGTCCATCCTGAACGCCTGCCACTCTATCTGCAGGCTACCGATGCGGATCAGGTGACTTTGCAGCAAGCATTAACTGATCATCATCAGGCGTTCCCTGATCTGCCACACCGTGCAGCAATCCCGATGTCCGCATTCCTTGAACTGCATATCGAACAAGGCCCGGTACTGGAAAATGCTGGGATAACTCTCGGGGCTGTCACTGGCATTCAGGGGGTTCGCTGGTATCAGGTGGTTTGTGAGGGAAGCGCTGCACATGCAGGCACCACTCCGATGCATATGCGGCGTGATGCTATGTCACTGGCGATTGCTGCCACAGAGCAGCTTCGCCGGTTAGGGGATACTCTGGCGGGGAGTGAGCTGCGCATTACCTTTGGCCGCTGGCAGGTAGAACCAAATGCTATCAATACCATTCCTTCCAGAGTGACGTTTAGTGTGGATTTCCGGCATGCAGACCCGGCGGTACTGGAAGCTTTCGATCAGCAACTGACAGAGTGCTTACCTGAATATTGCCAGGCCACTGCCGGTTTTATCCACCCACCCGTGCAGTTCCCTGACACGATTGTCGGTACCGTCACCGCCGCCTGTCAGGCACTGAACCAACCGTTTATTACCCTGCGATCAG
This region includes:
- a CDS encoding amino acid ABC transporter permease, giving the protein MTDFIQRLVMYIPQLRHGAMVTLTLCVAGMAIGFVLAVLLCQLSQSRHKSLQAFCGVYCSFFRGTPLLAQLLLCFYLPTALGLDIPGTMAAIIVLAMNTSAYQSQILRSGFDAIPGGQLEAAAIFGISRFRTLCSIQLPQVLRLTLSALVSELIDVIKVSAVVSVVSVTDLMRVGQQLVSQTYRPLEVYLVTAVFYLLLTSLLSMAASLLEKRWKERYQ
- a CDS encoding amino acid ABC transporter permease, which gives rise to MNAYLTDFPLFVHALLVTLQVSLAAALLGGLLGFGLNALRLTLPVFVLPYRFYIWIIRGTPYLAQLFVAYFGLAVIGITLSAVQATILSLALYSAAYFAELFRTAWNTVPAGHIEAARVHGIPGRRIFWHIQAPQAFSFCLPLLGNQVILTIKESAVASIITVPELTMTAGQIVSDTFSYVVPYTLLVLSYWFLTQSVTVIFRFAAQRTNRYLKG
- a CDS encoding amino acid ABC transporter ATP-binding protein, with the protein product MTTLPLLELRSVGKSYGSHRVLSDISLQVMPGEIVSLIGPSGSGKTTALRCMNFLETYDEGEVIIAGQLLGYSGSQRGARFQDSPAAIAEVRRPLSMVFQQFNLWPHMTVLENVMAPLVLGKNIAKHQAQNQAIAALDRVGMRQKMSAFPARLSGGQQQRVGIARALAVEPQLMLLDEPTSALDPELVEEVLQVISSLASAGMTMVMVTHEMSFAAKISSQVVFMEAGKIIETGPPQKLFHTPETERLQTFLRPWFNRSLNFSDNKERVS
- a CDS encoding M20 family metallo-hydrolase; protein product: MSDSCAGKLAMAVSQQRLTDSLEYLASFGSTGDGGVNRQALSEQDLQARQWLVERAVSLGCSVFTDDCANLFFRRAGTSDLPPVVTGSHIDTQPCGGKYDGCLGVMAGFECLAALNDAGISTLRPIEVAIWMNEEGSRFSPGAMGSSAFVHPERLPLYLQATDADQVTLQQALTDHHQAFPDLPHRAAIPMSAFLELHIEQGPVLENAGITLGAVTGIQGVRWYQVVCEGSAAHAGTTPMHMRRDAMSLAIAATEQLRRLGDTLAGSELRITFGRWQVEPNAINTIPSRVTFSVDFRHADPAVLEAFDQQLTECLPEYCQATAGFIHPPVQFPDTIVGTVTAACQALNQPFITLRSGAFHDAMYLAAHCPTGMIFVPSRDGISHNPAEFTEPADLTAGTRILAWCLAELANQSESPESL